The Hevea brasiliensis isolate MT/VB/25A 57/8 chromosome 9, ASM3005281v1, whole genome shotgun sequence nucleotide sequence AGTTGGCATTGTCTTTGGGACCTTTGGGGTGGAAACTTGGGGCGATTTAGCTACAGGTGATGCCGGTTTCTTCTTTACCCTCGTCATATCTCTTATCTTACTCATTGGAGAAGTCTAAATGGACAAAGCAACAAAGTTTGTGAGACACCAAAATTAGAAAAGAACCAATATTTCAAGAGATGCAGAGAGCAAACTTCACACTTGAGAATTTCCCTACAAAAATCAATGAGTTCGTAGTGAAATTGTTCACCTTTTGAGACTCCTTATGATGATCTAACTTCAAATTTTCCTCTTTAATTACAGCAATCCTTTCTTTCTCTTTGTCCAAGTTCTTTGGCGAGTCCTTTGTTACCTGAGACTCTGTGCACAAAGTTTTCTCTTCTTTAGCTAAAGCAGCTTCTTCTGGCTTGTTTAATGTGAAGCCATCTAATCTGCTACCCAGTACTTCTTCCAATCTTTCAATTGAAGAGCCTTGACCTTCCACATTGATTGCAGCATCTTCATCATCCTCATCAACTTGGCCAGAACCCAACTCACTATTCAATTTGGTTTCTTGCTCAGTCCCTTCAGCAGAAGTTAGGCAATTGGGAATATCAAATTCAGAATCTGTCCCACGAGCTTTTTCAATGAGATCTCCGCCATTTTGGTCATATGACCCTAGTGAGTCATGTTCACCCATCTGCTCAGCCTTTCTGGCAGCAATCTTTTTGTAATGAGCTTCAAAGTAGGCCTTTTTCTCAGCCACAGATCCAGGTGTGGCACACTTCTCAACTTCCTCCATGTACTTATTCTTTGAGAAAGATGACCATTTCTCCCAAGACAATGAATCATTCTCAAATCTACCAAATGAAACTGACACTTCAAGAGCACGATCTGAAGCAGCTGTCTCCCCCATctgttcatataacacaaaaacCAAAATCCAAGTAAGAAACAGAAGACAACTCACAATTACACAAACAGCATTGGAATCTTGCAATCATGGAGTGTAAATCAAACAACAATCTAATACAGAACAAAATAAATTCAACAAAACAATGAAGGGAAACCTAATTTGAAGCAAAATGGGCCATATTTTACAGATCAAATATCAAATGATAAGAGAACCTTGTCTTTATCACTTGAGGCAGCCATTATTGATTCGCCGATTAACACTCAACAGAAGAGCTGAGTTGCCATAGAGCTACCACACTAGAACACAAACTGTGCGCAATATGGCCTGTAATTAGCATTACCCTGAATTCGTTGAATCCCATTTACAATGATTAAGAGTGAGATATTCACAAAGAAGACAAAAAGAAGACTTGAAAAAAATGTAAGAATTGAACAAGAAAAAGGAATGAGTGGGCATGTGATTGTGTTTCATAGTAAAGATACCATTCTAATCTCTCTCTCACTATAATTTTCCCTTTATGTTCTTTTTATCACTTCACCTGTTTCACAATAATGGGCAGCCTTGTCTATATCTGGTACTTCTGGAAGCTACCAAATCATAAATCCAACCATCAAGACAAAACAATTACCTTAAGAGAGAGAGTGCAATATAAAAAAAAGTACAGATAACAACCCACGTAATTAGTTCTTGAAATGATTTAGCTTTTTGTTTCCTTAATTGTTTCAAGTGAAAGAAAACTAAAAAGGTTGAGTAATTAAAACTTCCCTTTAGATTCATGGCAGTAAAAATCTAAACTTTGAAAAAGAAAGCACCCAAAAAGATGTAAACAGAAGCAAGTATTCGCAGGGAAATTAAAGATTATTCGGGACAATTAATGGGATATTCAAGAAAACAAAGCAGACACATCGATTGAACGGAGAAATCCCAACTAgtgattaatttaaaattatgcgTCATTATTACCTTTTAGAAATAAGATTACTCCTTGTAATGAGTCAAGAATCCAGATAAAAGGCAACACACAATGATCAGATCAGCCATGAAAAAACAGATGGGAAAAGAAGGCCCACCATGGAAAAGTAACACTAACACAGTGAAGAGAGATAGGAATGGAGAGTGAAACTGTGAGAACCAAGTAAGGTACAGACAGATTAAAATATCATCCAGCCGCTGCCAGCTTCGGACTCTCATGGACCCACCCACCAACGATTTCTTTATTAATTTCCAATATTATCTCCGCAAACTAATGTCCAGTTTTGGAGAATAACCATCTCGTTTCATTTCACCCAtgacaaaaataatattttttttatttcaatttttggcTTTTTTATTTTTCTGGACATTTGTTGTTAGAGATCATCAAAGCATGCAAATTATCTCCTCCATCGATTTTCCCTTTCCCTAATTGTTTCAAGAATGATCCATTTTCATCACCTTCTTGCCAAGAGAACTCGTTCACTTGACATCTACGGAATAAATTTGGTGGGCCAATAAAAAGAAATGACAGAGTCGTTGGCCCACATATACATGTGAATTATGTTAGtcatattattattgttattattattattttgaaaccAAGGAGTCGTCTCCTATATTACCATTACTCATTTTCACAAACATGTTTATAATGGAATATTTGGATTGATTGTTGATAGATTTCTAAATTATAATGTTTTaaacaataaaattaaaaaggcAATTGATCTCTTATCTTAGGACCTCCCATAACCATTATTTAAGTTGCTTTAttctaacaaaaaaaattaataaaagctAAGTTGACAAATAATTAAATAAGTAAAGCACGAGCCCGACTTAGTATGAGAAGCGTTTTGGGAATGCAATTATACATTAGCACGGAGTTAGCTACAGACCACCTCAGAAATCTTATATACCATTGCCAATTGCTTTTGCTTTAAAGGCAATCTTAAGACTAATACCATTTTCTGCAATACAACGAAAATCTCTACCCACCTTATATAAAAAAGAGTGAATTTAATAATAAATCTGGATGGCTACTTAAAAtatgtatataaaaaaaattctattatAATTTGTGATAATTTAAGAAAATATATTATTAGAACAGAACGAGGTGGTGATATATCCCTCTttctatttataaaaaaaaaaaaaaattaaataattaaattctgtaaacttatttcttttgtttattattatttttttttttttaaaaaagagaggaaattttgAGCACATTATACTTATGTGGGCTCCTGCCATTTACATAACTTGCCTTGGTGTTTTCTTCTCAATGCTCTTAAGCTACTCAATATCCTACAATATTTTTCATCTTACTGAACATCACTATCTACCTTCTACTATATAAACGTTACTCATATTTGGTTATGCCTAAATCACCAATAAactaggaagaaaaaaaaaaatctcttggtCACATGAACAAAGCCAGCATGGGAACCTCTTCCTTGCTCCACATATTCCTCATCCTGGCCCTTCTATTGGGCCTAGCCAAACCGGACCCAGACTCACTTCAAGATTACTGCATTGCAGATACAAAATCTTCTTTGTACTTGAATGGTGTACCATGTATCAACCCAAACCTGGCAACTACTGCTCATTTCACCACTTCAGCTCTTGCCAAGCCTGGGAACACTCGAGCCAACACTTTTGGTTTCAATGTCACACTCACCACTGTCGCTAATTTACCAGGGATAAACACCTTGGGCCTGTCCCTGGCCCGGGTTGATATAGCGGGGAATGGAATCGTGCCACCTCACTCGCACCCGCGGGCCTCCGAAGTAACCATTTGCCTTAAGGGTTCAATCCTTGTGGGCTTTGTTGATACTTCAAATCGTTTGTATACTCAACAGTTGCGGCCCGGGGAATCATTTGTGTTTCCAAAAGGATTAATCCACTTTCTGTTCAACGTCGACTCTTTAAACCCAGCACTAGCTATTTCTGGATTTAGCAGCCAAAATCCTGGAGCCCAAGTAGCTTCTCTTGCAACTTTCAGGTCAAATCCCTACATCCCAGATGACGTTGTGAAGAAAGCATTTCAAATCACCACCCAAGATGTCATGAAGATCCGCAAAAACCTTGGAGGATAATTACATTGTGAGCAAGAGTCTGTGACCATTGAATTGGACGACTCAGCTTTGTGTACAATGCAAGCGAGCACATTTATTATATATTGGTCAGTTCTTAGAGACCATAACATATttcttatattaatatatatatatatatatatatatatatatatatatatatatatatatatatatatatatatattgtaaatgtATGCGGGACTTAATGGTGCATGATGGTTTGTTTAGGCTGCGTATGAAAATGGTAAATAAAGAAAAGCGAATTTGTACTCGATGAAGGAATTGATTATAGAATAGATAAATTTTATAAACAAGTTGAGAGATGTAAGcgtattaaaagggataaaaaaatGCATTCATTTTGTTCATAGTGGTGATAATTTAATTCCATTCTCTTCCCCATCCAATTCCAATCCATACCTGTTTGACCTGCCCTTACATGTtccaaaacaaagcataaaaaaagGGTTGATTACAAATTGCGGTAGATCCAATCATGATATCTACATCTAATTCCATGGATTGTGTTCCCAATtaacaaataatttttatttttctttccttagAAAAATGGGTTATGGAATAGGCAAATGCATCTTGAAAACTCTCGCCCACCAATCCAACAACAATGCATCTGGTGAAAAACATTAGAAATTTTCTCTCACCAATGCACACGTTTACGTCAAGCAAATAAAGCAGCCGGGTGACTGGGTCCAACTTGAGACGTGTGAGTCTTCTACCTGTGATGGCTTGACACACAAATTTACATGGCATGACAAGTGTTCAGAAATAATTCCCAAGTCAAGGTCTATCGGATTGAATTTGTTTTTGAAAATGACTCTCTTGCAGCTTCTACTACCACCGTGTAAGCCACCGCCAATTAAAATCAAAGAAGTTGTACAAGAAATAACACAGGAATCAGTTAAAGCAAAGACCCCGTTGTGTGTGGGGCCTAAAAGTAGTTGAAAATTGTGGCAGAAACAGAGTCAGGCTGCAAAGGTCCAAAGCCCCTTGAAACGGAAGTTATTCATAGCTTTCTCATTTCTCCTTTGCTTTTTCCTTTTGGCTTCTGCATCTTCTGATTTATCTTTTCACCATTACTCCCCAACAATAAGCAAATAATATTGCAACacatagaaattaaattgaagaaaagGAAATTGAATTGAACAGTGAACAAACTGTGTATTATTCTTCTCTTTATCTCCTCCAATGATTCAATTACATACAAAGAAACCATTATCCCACCAAAAATGTTCCAAAGCAATGGAACCCCTAAAATAAGGAATTAAAATCCTGTAGCCACATGAATTTATCacgaaattaaataaaaattaaaaacccATCAATCTCCTCCCCAGTTGCCAATCCAATCCCCATTCCTTATATGTACACATCTAGGAAAGAATTTCTTCAAATTTGTAAGctaaaaattgaaaaaacaaaatcaaaagaatcataaataactcgaGTAACCCATTATTGTAGATTGAGAAGAACTCAAAAACCCCAGAGAATGATCCTTCACTCTAGCATTCTCGTTCCCTTTGTAGAGATCATAAGGCTCCCACAGATGATCAAGAGGGCAAGGCTTCTTGCCATCTAGTCTAACCCAAGGCTTCCCTTTCCCACTCCAATGGAGCAAGCTAACTGGACCAGGATGCAATGACCGGCAGCTCCCTCTCACATTATCCCCGCCGAGCCCGTGCTGGTTCCACCGGTGATCAATAGCCTCTATGTCACCGGCGAACACCAATAAAAACGGTGGCAGTGAACCCAACTCGTAAATCCTCCTCTTCCTTTGTATCTCCATCCAGTTCTCTATTCTCCTCCTGTAATTCCCCTCTCTCCACCTCACCAAATCCATCACCATTACCCCAGTGTTGAAGTAACACGGCTTCCGAGCAGAGAAGACCCGAGAAAGAACAGGGTCGGACCAGAACCCATCAGTGAAATACTTGGTGAAATTGGCGTGGCAATACTCAGGTGCGCCAATGATTCTTGACCCAGCAAGGGTTGTATTCCAGAGCTTGTGTATGTCGTCCACAACAACCACATCGGAGTCCAGGTAAATGACTCGGTCAACGCAGGGATCCAGGATGTCCCCGAGATAGTTTCTTGCGTAATTTAGTGGGTTTTCTAGGGCTTGACGGATTGATGAAGAGATTAGATTGATAACGGTGTCTTCTCTGAATATATAAACCTTGAAACTGAGTGAAGGGAAAGTGGATCGAACAAGTTGGGCCAGAACTCGCGGACTCGCCGGATCGAACTCCGCCGCAATAAAATGGAAGAAGACGTTTTCTGGACAGGCAGCGTGTTTAAGAACGGAGTGAACAGCGGCGATTGAACCTCGTAGATACTCCAAGTCCAGAGTCATAGCTACGTGAACCAAAGAAGGGTCACAAGAAGATACGAATTGTCTATTGCCCGACACTGAGCATTCTATTCCATTACGGTAGTCCGGCGCCTCAGCGAATCGGAGCCCAACCAGTTCAAGACCACCACCGACATTGACTGCTCTCCCCGGTATGGAACGAATCCCGAGGCAGAAGGAAGCAGAAAGAACAGCAACCAAAAGGAAGAAAACCGCAGGGAGTAGCCGGAAAAGACCCATTGTGATTATTGAATGTGGATTAAAGAAGGAAGTGTTAGGATTGATGGGCGAAATTGATAGATGGAGTATTAATGGTTGTTATACAGCAGTGATTGGCATTGGAAGTGAAAGGGACAGCGAAGAGATTAGGAGAAAGAATGAGAAAATGTGTAATTGAAATGGAAATACAAAGATTTAGAACAAGGGGAAAGATCAACACGGCTTACTTGTTTCTCGTTCTTGGTGATTTCATTCCAAGAAAACGCGATCTTTCCTTTTCCTCtctgagaaagagagagaggtaACAAAAGAGAAAGGGTTATCAGAAGCTTTATATATTAGAGATCTCTGAGAGAGAAAATATTATATTGTCTCTCCTCTTCTCCCTTCCCTGTCTCTCTCTCTGTGTCACAGAGGGTAAGTTAACAGTTTGCGGAAACTGCTAGCAAGGAAGGTATATAATCCATCTGTAGCTGTTTGAACTTTGATGCCATTTCTATGCGGGAATGTGTAATTCACGCGTTTTTTGGGTGCGGGTGCGACTGGATTTGACGGTATGCGTATTTGTGAGTGTAAAGTTCAAATTTTGTGATCCTAACGACTAACGTAAATACGCGGTTTAAAAATTTTGCTAGAATGGTAATCAGGATTAatttttagctttttttttttttttttaaaattgaataataataaaatattttagcgatctcaaaaaaaaaaaaggaagctcAATCACcaaatttgttattttaatttctaattttgttCGCCTGCACTGAACTTTCTGGTAAATGAAATTACGTGTGAAGCAAATTACTAAATACACccttcatttcattttaaatgatatttaaaaaaaattatcctaTTAATTTGCTTCTTCAGAAATTAAGGAAgcgtatattattatttttttaactttaattttgaCTTATCtccaatatatttatattttttaattattttttaaatattaaaaaaatattttatataattattaataattttataaaaataaaactatTCAATCATTTCTTTCTTTAGTTCTcagaaaaaattttgaaaagcATGTGTGATAAGACAGGGGAAATATGACAATTTCCTCagcattaattaattattttaggcCAAATAGACATTAGAAAATGACTGAAATTAGAAGCTAAAGTGACGCCCATCAGAGTCCTTTATCATAGTTAGAAGTTAGGTTCATCACACCATCCCTTGCCCAACTGATAGAtggaattttcttttaaaatgataTATATAATTCAAAAAATCTGTTGAAAATTGAAAGTATGTTGGCCTGTAATTTTCAAGGAAGTAGCATCGTATTTTctttatcaattcattaatattgttACTAGGAgtaatgtgttttttttttttctccattgcAATGGAGTGTATTTCGCACGCTGTAaatgtaataataattaataaaaatttgtaactaaattattattaaacatttgtaattaaatatttatttcagaatttataatttaaaatttcaagatttattttctttaataatattaaatgtatattaaataaataaaaaaatcttaaattagtgttattaaaatcattttaaatgataaaatttagtgttgaaattttatttgaaatgaaattaataaaaaaataaagtagtatttttaaaaaataggagttttaaaaaaaattaaagaaatatgaTTAAAAAAGGCAAAGCATAGTTAGATAAAGTATGACAtttaaataaatttgaatttttatgggaataaatttaataataattaaattaatatttatattaaaatttatataaaattaaataatatatatataattcacaaATTTGTATAATCTGATAATTGATAAATTTATTCTCCCATAAATTGAATCTGACTATAGCCATAAAACCAAAGTAAGAAAGTACAATGAGCAAACGCCCAGTCAGACAACTTGTATTCTTTACCTCCACTAATGCAATAACAGCTGTGCCTTCAAAGCAAACAGCTGTATGTTTTCCTAATTCTGATTTTGATATCGACGGCTGTGATCTATCCTGGCGCTCCTAATGCCCCACCACTTCTTGTATCCTCTCCCACGTGATCACGTGCTTCCCCACCGAAAACTCCTCTTTCCTCTTCTGAGCATTTCTATTTCTATACAGCCAcacttttttttttagttaatggACCGTTTGAATTTAAAGTTATTAAGATTTTAAATACATATTTAAtacatttcttaaaaaaattgTACTCCGTACAAgaaattgataaatttatttaagatctatttaatattattattaggattgcgattaaaaaaattatttttttaaatatattaattaaagaatataaaaaataatttaaaattaattttaataataaaaataataaaattattttttataaattattttttttataatatttaaaatactaCTTTTATTAGAGTTATGAAAATGAGGAATTTACTTAAAATGCAGTCAAGGTTTTTGAAAATCTTAATGCATGATTGAAAGGAATTGTGAATCGTGAGAAGCAATAAAGGCTACCACGCATTTTTGGTTTTTTGCGCCCCATAATAACAGAAACCAAATCATAATAATACAATAAGATTCACTCAGCATAACCCTGCCAATTTTTTCatggatttttataatttattttgccAATAAAAAgccttaaggttttttttttttttttaagaaaagtcTGAATAAATTAGGTAAATGTATAATACTTCGTGTTATtttattcataattatttattattttgagtATATTAAAGAGtattaattatttcatttcaaatttatctttatttatattaaacatatagttatttttataattttttaaaacatattttattatctcttcttttttattttttccttaattagtagagataaattatattttaataaaattaaagaatattttattataatttaaataatttaattatttttcttaattatcatgtaaaaactttaaattacaaataaaaataaacaaaagtgaTATATTAACATgggaataaatatttttttaagatttttctaaataaaagtttagtatttttatatgtaaattatgtgTGAAAATAGTTTTAATCATACATGTACTAAACACTTTCATATCTAAAGCTTATTTGctccttaaaaaaattattttaatggttaattaaaaTCAG carries:
- the LOC110643981 gene encoding protein WVD2-like 7 isoform X6; this encodes MAASSDKDKMGETAASDRALEVSVSFGRFENDSLSWEKWSSFSKNKYMEEVEKCATPGSVAEKKAYFEAHYKKIAARKAEQMGEHDSLGSYDQNGGDLIEKARGTDSEFDIPNCLTSAEGTEQETKLNSELGSGQVDEDDEDAAINVEGQGSSIERLEEVLGSRLDGFTLNKPEEAALAKEEKTLCTESQVTKDSPKNLDKEKERIAVIKEENLKLDHHKESQKTSPMSKIRDMTRVKKKPASPVAKSPQVSTPKVPKTMPTSSTLSMLQPSTKKVTDSALAKGNNPSMEESKKAAPKSLHMSLSLDAPNSGPAAHAPAPMTTTRKSFIMEKMKDKDIVKRAFKTFQNNLNQLKASAEERSLGAKQVPTKGTEAKVSYSMTPQKENAGSFKAASMDKKIGKAGPSSFGLKSDERAEKRKEFSKKWDEKSKAKEAKSKRLQTKSKEKEVEIRKLRQSLNFKATPMPGFYRGQKVSKSPLDKEGSKTLEI
- the LOC110643981 gene encoding protein WVD2-like 7 isoform X1 codes for the protein MAASSDKDKMGETAASDRALEVSVSFGRFENDSLSWEKWSSFSKNKYMEEVEKCATPGSVAEKKAYFEAHYKKIAARKAEQMGEHDSLGSYDQNGGDLIEKARGTDSEFDIPNCLTSAEGTEQETKLNSELGSGQVDEDDEDAAINVEGQGSSIERLEEVLGSRLDGFTLNKPEEAALAKEEKTLCTESQVTKDSPKNLDKEKERIAVIKEENLKLDHHKESQKTSPMSKIRDMTRVKKKPASPVAKSPQVSTPKVPKTMPTSSTLSMLQPSTKKVTDSALAKGNNPSMEESKKAAPKSLHMSLSLDAPNSGPAAHAPAPMTTTRKSFIMEKMKDKDIVKRAFKTFQNNLNQLKASAEERSLGAKQVPTKGTEAKVSYSMTPQKENAGVALNVFDRSFKAASMDKKIGKAGPSSFGLKSDERAEKRKEFSKKWDEKSKAKEAKSKRLQTKSKQEKEVEIRKLRQSLNFKATPMPGFYRGQKVSKSPLDKEGSKTLEI
- the LOC110643981 gene encoding protein WVD2-like 7 isoform X8, coding for MAASSDKDKMGETAASDRALEVSVSFGRFENDSLSWEKWSSFSKNKYMEEVEKCATPGSVAEKKAYFEAHYKKIAARKAEQMGEHDSLGSYDQNGGDLIEKARGTDSEFDIPNCLTSAEGTEQETKLNSELGSGQVDEDDEDAAINVEGQGSSIERLEEVLGSRLDGFTLNKPEEAALAKEEKTLCTESQVTKDSPKNLDKEKERIAVIKEENLKLDHHKESQKTSPMSKIRDMTRVKKKPASPVAKSPQVSTPKVPKTMPTSSTLSMLQPSTKKVTDSALAKGNNPSMEESKKAAPKSLHMSLSLDAPNSGPAAHAPAPMTTTRKSFIMEKMKDKDIVKRAFKTFQNNLNQLKASAEERSLGAKQVPTKGTEAKVSYSMTPQKENAGVALNVFDRSFKAASMDKKIGKAGPSSFGLKSDERAEKRKEFSKKWDEKSKAKEAKSKRLQTKSKDHKQ
- the LOC110643981 gene encoding protein WVD2-like 7 isoform X2, with amino-acid sequence MAASSDKDKMGETAASDRALEVSVSFGRFENDSLSWEKWSSFSKNKYMEEVEKCATPGSVAEKKAYFEAHYKKIAARKAEQMGEHDSLGSYDQNGGDLIEKARGTDSEFDIPNCLTSAEGTEQETKLNSELGSGQVDEDDEDAAINVEGQGSSIERLEEVLGSRLDGFTLNKPEEAALAKEEKTLCTESQVTKDSPKNLDKEKERIAVIKEENLKLDHHKESQKTSPMSKIRDMTRVKKKPASPVAKSPQVSTPKVPKTMPTSSTLSMLQPSTKKVTDSALAKGNNPSMEESKKAAPKSLHMSLSLDAPNSGPAAHAPAPMTTTRKSFIMEKMKDKDIVKRAFKTFQNNLNQLKASAEERSLGAKQVPTKGTEAKVSYSMTPQKENAGVALNVFDRSFKAASMDKKIGKAGPSSFGLKSDERAEKRKEFSKKWDEKSKAKEAKSKRLQTKSKEKEVEIRKLRQSLNFKATPMPGFYRGQKVSKSPLDKEGSKTLEI
- the LOC110643981 gene encoding protein WVD2-like 7 isoform X7 — protein: MGETAASDRALEVSVSFGRFENDSLSWEKWSSFSKNKYMEEVEKCATPGSVAEKKAYFEAHYKKIAARKAEQMGEHDSLGSYDQNGGDLIEKARGTDSEFDIPNCLTSAEGTEQETKLNSELGSGQVDEDDEDAAINVEGQGSSIERLEEVLGSRLDGFTLNKPEEAALAKEEKTLCTESQVTKDSPKNLDKEKERIAVIKEENLKLDHHKESQKTSPMSKIRDMTRVKKKPASPVAKSPQVSTPKVPKTMPTSSTLSMLQPSTKKVTDSALAKGNNPSMEESKKAAPKSLHMSLSLDAPNSGPAAHAPAPMTTTRKSFIMEKMKDKDIVKRAFKTFQNNLNQLKASAEERSLGAKQVPTKGTEAKVSYSMTPQKENAGVALNVFDRSFKAASMDKKIGKAGPSSFGLKSDERAEKRKEFSKKWDEKSKAKEAKSKRLQTKSKQEKEVEIRKLRQSLNFKATPMPGFYRGQKVSKSPLDKEGSKTLEI
- the LOC110643988 gene encoding germin-like protein subfamily 1 member 1 — translated: MNKASMGTSSLLHIFLILALLLGLAKPDPDSLQDYCIADTKSSLYLNGVPCINPNLATTAHFTTSALAKPGNTRANTFGFNVTLTTVANLPGINTLGLSLARVDIAGNGIVPPHSHPRASEVTICLKGSILVGFVDTSNRLYTQQLRPGESFVFPKGLIHFLFNVDSLNPALAISGFSSQNPGAQVASLATFRSNPYIPDDVVKKAFQITTQDVMKIRKNLGG
- the LOC110643981 gene encoding protein WVD2-like 7 isoform X5 gives rise to the protein MAASSDKDKMGETAASDRALEVSVSFGRFENDSLSWEKWSSFSKNKYMEEVEKCATPGSVAEKKAYFEAHYKKIAARKAEQMGEHDSLGSYDQNGGDLIEKARGTDSEFDIPNCLTSAEGTEQETKLNSELGSGQVDEDDEDAAINVEGQGSSIERLEEVLGSRLDGFTLNKPEEAALAKEEKTLCTESQVTKDSPKNLDKEKERIAVIKEENLKLDHHKESQKTSPMSKIRDMTRVKKKPASPVAKSPQVSTPKVPKTMPTSSTLSMLQPSTKKVTDSALAKGNNPSMEESKKAAPKSLHMSLSLDAPNSGPAAHAPAPMTTTRKSFIMEKMKDKDIVKRAFKTFQNNLNQLKASAEERSLGAKQVPTKGTEAKVSYSMTPQKENAGSFKAASMDKKIGKAGPSSFGLKSDERAEKRKEFSKKWDEKSKAKEAKSKRLQTKSKQEKEVEIRKLRQSLNFKATPMPGFYRGQKVSKSPLDKEGSKTLEI
- the LOC110643987 gene encoding probable galacturonosyltransferase-like 9 yields the protein MGLFRLLPAVFFLLVAVLSASFCLGIRSIPGRAVNVGGGLELVGLRFAEAPDYRNGIECSVSGNRQFVSSCDPSLVHVAMTLDLEYLRGSIAAVHSVLKHAACPENVFFHFIAAEFDPASPRVLAQLVRSTFPSLSFKVYIFREDTVINLISSSIRQALENPLNYARNYLGDILDPCVDRVIYLDSDVVVVDDIHKLWNTTLAGSRIIGAPEYCHANFTKYFTDGFWSDPVLSRVFSARKPCYFNTGVMVMDLVRWREGNYRRRIENWMEIQRKRRIYELGSLPPFLLVFAGDIEAIDHRWNQHGLGGDNVRGSCRSLHPGPVSLLHWSGKGKPWVRLDGKKPCPLDHLWEPYDLYKGNENARVKDHSLGFLSSSQSTIMGYSSYL
- the LOC110643981 gene encoding protein WVD2-like 7 isoform X3, encoding MAASSDKDKMGETAASDRALEVSVSFGRFENDSLSWEKWSSFSKNKYMEEVEKCATPGSVAEKKAYFEAHYKKIAARKAEQMGEHDSLGSYDQNGGDLIEKARGTDSEFDIPNCLTSAEGTEQETKLNSELGSGQVDEDDEDAAINVEGQGSSIERLEEVLGSRLDGFTLNKPEEAALAKEEKTLCTESQVTKDSPKNLDKEKERIAVIKEENLKLDHHKESQKTSPMSKIRDMTRVKKKPASPVAKSPQVSTPKVPKTMPTSSTLSMLQPSTKKVTDSALAKGNNPSMEESKKAAPKSLHMSLSLDAPNSGPAAHAPAPMTTTRKSFIMEKMKDKDIVKRAFKTFQNNLNQLKASAEERSLGAKQVPTKGTEAKVSYSMTPQKENAGVALNVFDRSFKAASMDKKIGKAGPSSFGLKSDERAEKRKEFSKKWDEKSKAKEAKSKRLQTKSKQEKEVEIRKLRQSLNFKATPMPGFYRGQKVSKSPLDKAIP
- the LOC110643981 gene encoding protein WVD2-like 7 isoform X4, with translation MAASSDKDKMGETAASDRALEVSVSFGRFENDSLSWEKWSSFSKNKYMEEVEKCATPGSVAEKKAYFEAHYKKIAARKAEQMGEHDSLGSYDQNGGDLIEKARGTDSEFDIPNCLTSAEGTEQETKLNSELGSGQVDEDDEDAAINVEGQGSSIERLEEVLGSRLDGFTLNKPEEAALAKEEKTLCTESQVTKDSPKNLDKEKERIAVIKEENLKLDHHKESQKTSPMSKIRDMTRVKKKPASPVAKSPQVSTPKVPKTMPTSSTLSMLQPSTKKVTDSALAKGNNPSMEESKKAAPKSLHMSLSLDAPNSGPAAHAPAPMTTTRKSFIMEKMKDKDIVKRAFKTFQNNLNQLKASAEERSLGAKQVPTKGTEAKVSYSMTPQKENAGVALNVFDRSFKAASMDKKIGKAGPSSFGLKSDERAEKRKEFSKKWDEKSKAKEAKSKRLQTKSKEKEVEIRKLRQSLNFKATPMPGFYRGQKVSKSPLDKAIP